Proteins encoded by one window of Halomonas chromatireducens:
- a CDS encoding type I secretion system permease/ATPase: MTLPENIEPAPESARSAVRDELLACLQSIALAHDHGVTAESLTAGLPLEDGRLTPGVFPRAASRAGMTARIVKSRLVQLNPALFPVVLLLEPGRACVLVALDIKARQAKVIFPELGDAVTDVKLDGLLDSYSGQAIYVRPRFRFDERGPEVKKQRARHWFWGVIRENRKLYRDVIIGSFLINLFAVAMPLFVLNVYDRVVPNQATETLWVLAAGIFVVLCFDLVLRLMRNAFVDLAASRADVKLSSSIMARVLGLRMESRPASTGSFAATLQSFESIRAFIGSATVVSLVDLPFVLLFAGIIALIGPPLVLPVIVGILFVLLYAMAAQGKLHELSETTWRIGAQRNATLVESISHLETVKTLRAESRIQGSWEKASAFLSRTAAQLRLVSSSVTSVAQWAQHSVAVCVIIIGVYLIIDGQLTQGGLIAAYLLSSRAMAPVSQAAALLAQYHQSSTALQSLNGVMERPVERPEGKQFISRPVIRGEIRFDKVTLRYPDEERDALRDISLKIEAGEKVALLGRVGGGKSTLNKLMLGLYQPTGGAVLVDGVDIRQFDPIQLRRHIGYVPQDVSLFFGSLRDNVVAGGGSDGVDDEALLRAIELAGLQGLVNSHPHGVDLQVGERGQSLSGGQRQAVAIARALVHDPQILLLDEPSSAMDHASEETFKANLKTYAKGKTMVVVTHRTSLLSLVDRIIVIDAGKVVADGPRDKVVEALRKGQIGRAS, translated from the coding sequence GTGACCCTACCGGAAAATATCGAACCTGCGCCGGAGTCGGCGAGGTCCGCAGTGCGTGATGAACTGCTCGCCTGCCTGCAAAGTATCGCCCTTGCCCATGATCATGGTGTTACGGCCGAGTCCCTCACGGCGGGCCTGCCGCTCGAGGATGGCAGGCTGACGCCGGGTGTCTTTCCCCGTGCCGCAAGCCGGGCAGGTATGACGGCAAGAATCGTCAAGAGTCGCCTGGTGCAACTCAACCCGGCCCTCTTTCCTGTCGTTCTGCTGCTCGAGCCGGGACGGGCCTGCGTGCTCGTTGCCCTGGATATCAAGGCGCGGCAGGCAAAGGTGATCTTCCCCGAACTGGGGGATGCCGTCACCGACGTGAAGCTCGATGGCTTGCTTGACAGCTACAGTGGCCAGGCCATCTATGTACGTCCGCGTTTCCGTTTCGACGAGCGTGGCCCGGAAGTGAAGAAGCAGCGGGCGCGCCACTGGTTCTGGGGTGTCATTCGCGAGAATCGCAAGCTCTACCGCGATGTCATTATCGGCTCCTTCCTGATCAATCTCTTTGCGGTGGCGATGCCACTTTTTGTGCTCAATGTCTACGATCGAGTGGTGCCCAACCAGGCGACGGAGACGCTCTGGGTGCTGGCAGCCGGGATCTTCGTCGTGCTCTGCTTCGACCTGGTGCTGCGCTTGATGCGCAACGCCTTCGTTGATCTTGCTGCCAGTCGGGCCGACGTAAAGCTTTCCTCCTCCATCATGGCCCGGGTATTGGGCCTGCGCATGGAGTCCCGGCCGGCTTCCACTGGCTCCTTCGCGGCCACGCTGCAGTCCTTCGAATCGATTCGGGCCTTCATCGGCTCGGCAACGGTGGTCTCCCTGGTCGACCTGCCGTTCGTGCTGCTGTTTGCCGGCATCATTGCACTGATCGGCCCGCCATTGGTGCTGCCCGTGATTGTCGGCATCCTGTTTGTCCTGCTCTATGCCATGGCGGCCCAGGGCAAGCTACATGAACTGTCCGAAACCACATGGCGGATCGGTGCGCAGCGCAATGCCACGCTGGTAGAGTCGATCTCGCACCTGGAAACCGTCAAGACTCTGCGTGCCGAGAGCCGTATCCAGGGATCCTGGGAGAAGGCGAGCGCCTTTCTGTCGCGCACCGCGGCTCAGTTACGCCTGGTCAGCTCTTCGGTCACCAGCGTGGCGCAATGGGCGCAGCATAGCGTTGCCGTCTGCGTGATCATCATCGGCGTCTACCTGATCATCGATGGACAGCTGACCCAGGGGGGGCTGATCGCCGCCTATCTCCTCTCCTCTCGGGCCATGGCGCCGGTCAGCCAGGCAGCGGCGCTGTTGGCGCAGTATCACCAGTCATCCACGGCCTTGCAGTCGCTCAATGGGGTGATGGAGCGACCGGTGGAGCGGCCGGAAGGCAAGCAGTTCATCAGCCGGCCCGTTATTCGCGGTGAAATCCGCTTCGACAAGGTGACGCTGCGCTATCCGGATGAAGAGCGCGATGCGCTGCGCGATATCTCGTTGAAGATCGAGGCCGGCGAAAAGGTGGCCTTGCTGGGGCGGGTAGGGGGTGGCAAGTCGACGCTGAACAAGCTGATGCTGGGCCTCTACCAGCCCACCGGCGGGGCCGTCCTGGTCGATGGGGTGGACATTCGACAGTTCGACCCTATCCAGCTGAGGCGCCATATCGGTTATGTACCCCAGGATGTGAGCCTCTTCTTTGGGTCGCTGCGTGACAACGTGGTGGCGGGCGGCGGTAGCGATGGGGTGGACGATGAAGCGCTGCTGCGTGCGATCGAGCTGGCCGGCCTGCAGGGCCTGGTCAACTCGCACCCCCACGGCGTGGACCTGCAGGTGGGCGAGCGCGGCCAGTCGCTATCCGGCGGCCAGCGCCAGGCCGTTGCCATTGCTCGCGCGCTGGTTCACGACCCCCAGATACTGCTGCTGGATGAGCCGTCCAGTGCCATGGATCATGCCAGCGAGGAGACCTTCAAGGCGAACCTGAAGACCTATGCAAAGGGCAAGACCATGGTCGTCGTCACTCACCGAACGTCGTTGCTGTCGCTGGTCGACCGCATCATCGTCATCGACGCCGGCAAGGTGGTCGCCGATGGTCCTCGCGACAAGGTGGTCGAGGCCTTGCGCAAGGGACAGATCGGGAGGGCAAGCTGA